Within Methyloversatilis discipulorum, the genomic segment CCGCCGGTACGCAGGCCGGCGATCGCCGAGGGTACGCGGACGCGCTGCGGCGTGCCGACATCGAGCGCTCGCGTACGGACCACGAGTGCGAGCGCGTCGCGGCCGAACTCAGGGACGACTGTCTGGCGCGCAGCAGAATGCAGTACGAGACGACGCTGGACCAGGCGCGCAAGCTGTTTCCCGGCGAAGCGATGACGCCTCTGCAGCCCGAAGAGGCGGCCGCCTACGAGGCGGAACTGGCGGCCTGCAGCACACTCGGCAACAAGGACAGATCCGGCTGCGTACTCGACGTGAAGCGGCGATTCAGGCGCTGAACGCGCTCAGGGCGCGTCTGGCGCACGCTCCGCCCAGCGCTGCTTGATTTCCAGCACCTGGGGCAGGCAGTCGAGGAAGAGGTCGACCAGCCGCGGCTCGAAGTGGCGCCCTTTCTGTTCGACCAGCAGCGCACACGCGTCCTCGACCGACCACGCCTTCTTGTAGGGCCGCTCCGAGGTCAGCGCATCGAACACGTCAGCGATCGCGACGATGCGCGCCTCGATCGGGATCGCGGTTTCGCGCAAGCCGTGCGGATAGCCCGAACCGTCCCATTTTTCGTGGTGCCCGCTGACGATGCGCCGGGCAACGGCAAGCAGGCCGCTGTCGTGCTCGCCGATGATGCGCACGCCGATATCGACGTGGCTTTTCATGACTTCCCACTCGGCGTCGTCGAACTTTCCGGGCTTGCGCAGGATGTGGTCGGGAATGCCGATCTTGCCGATGTCATGCATCGGTGCCGCATGCAGCAGTTCCTGCGCACGCTGCTCGCTCCAGCCGGCGGCACGCGCGAGGATGCATGCGTAGTGACTCATCCTGATGACGTGCAGACCGGTCTCGTTGTCCTTGTATTCGG encodes:
- a CDS encoding response regulator yields the protein MDRLEELMSEVPIDAADVRKTVLCVDDEPSNLQVLKQILQAEYRLLFARDGRRAIELARAEQPDLILLDVMMPDMDGHEVCRTFKADERLARVPVIFVTALSDVEDEARGLELGAVDYICKPVSPAIVRARVRTHLSLVSVSELIETRLQVIQRLGLAAEYKDNETGLHVIRMSHYACILARAAGWSEQRAQELLHAAPMHDIGKIGIPDHILRKPGKFDDAEWEVMKSHVDIGVRIIGEHDSGLLAVARRIVSGHHEKWDGSGYPHGLRETAIPIEARIVAIADVFDALTSERPYKKAWSVEDACALLVEQKGRHFEPRLVDLFLDCLPQVLEIKQRWAERAPDAP